CCTCCTGGCCCGGGTCTACGGTGACACCGCCCAGTTCGACCTGGATGGCAACGGCGCAGACGAGTTGTGTGCCTCTTCGGCAAACACCGCACAGATCTTTTTCCAGCGGGATGGGCGGATCTATGAGGCGGACATCGACGAGGATTTGAAACAGGCTTGGCCGGACGCGGAGTACTTGAGCTTCAACCGTTGGGACGTGAGCCGCCGGAATCTGGCCCTGTGGGCATTCGTCCCCATTCCCGACAGTCCCCAGGACGGCACCGCCGACCGGTGGCTGTACTTTGATGGAGAAAACCTGCTGGTGTACCGGGACGGCCGTGCCACGGCGGACCACTTGATGGAGGGCGCGGAAGCGCCGGAGGACGTAATGGCGGTCCTGCGGGACTACGTGCAGGAGCAGTACACCGGCGACCATGAGGGGTTGCTGTTCGTGGAGGGCGGCGACTTTGTCCCCGCCCCGCTGGAATATGACGACTGGCGGATTGAGTCCATCGAGGGCCCCTCCTATGTATCCGTGGGCGGCCTGGATTTTGCCATCTGGAGCATGAACTATGAACTGCACACCACCACGCCGGAGAGCGTCATTTTGGCCGGCGGAACGTACATGACCGAGGACTGCTGGGTCAGCCCCGGTTACCCCGGGTGTGACTACTTCTACTTCCAACTGGACGAGGGCGGAACCCGCACCTATCTGTATCACCGCATGGAGAACGACTGCGTCCCCGGAACAGAGCTGTTTTTCTCAGGCATGGCCTACCAGCTCCGGGAGATGGGGCTGCTGTCCTTCTATGACCTGACGGGGCGGGAGCTGCTGGATATCAGCTGCAGTCAGCCAGTCCACTTCTTCAACACGCTGTCGGAGACGAACCTCTCGGAGCAGTCCCAGGCCCTTGCCGCCATGGCGGCCTGTGTCGCCGCCGGAGACGATCCCGGCACTCAGGAGATCTATGACAGCATTGCCCATTATATGGAAATCTTCTCCGATGATCTGACAGACGGCGGTCGGGCCGCGTGGCAGGCGCTCCAGTCTGCCCTGTCCATCTGGACAGCGGCGGGAGATGGCACGGTCTATGAGAGCGGCGGCCTCTCCCTGTGGGTGCCGGAGGGCTGGGCAGACATGGCGGCGGTCACCGCTGAGGACGCTGTCTGGTTCGGAGAATCTGTGCCGGGGTTCGACGTCTATGAGCGACTTGCCCACATATCAAATCCCGATACAGGTCTGGTCTGGAATGTCCGGGCCCTCACCCGTGCCCAGTTCCAGGCCGCCTTTGGGGACGCGGACTGGTCGGAGATTTTAGGGGCTTCCAGCTATGTGATCGGCTCTGACGACGCCTACATCTATCTGCTCTCCACCCCCACGGACGTGCAGTTCCTGGTGGAGGACCCCACCAGTATGGCCCAGTATGAGCTGCTGCGGAATCAGTCCCAGACGGTAATCGAGGGCTTCTTCTTCCGCAACGGTATCACCCCCAACCCGGACTGCCCGGACGCCGACGGGTGCTATGTGGGCCCCGAAGCTTCGGGGCGGCCGGAGGTGAACGAGGCGGCCAAGGCTGCTGTTCAGGCGGCGATGGACGGGATTTTGGCCCCCGGTGCCTTCTCCCTGACCCTCTCCCCCGCCCCTGGTGGGTCCGGCGGCGGAAGCTATATACTGCCGCTGGATATGGCGGCGGCCATCTCCCGGATGCCGGAGAATTTCCTCTGGTACCCCGCGGAGGCGGGCTCGCCCCCGGCGGGCCTGGCCTCCCTGACCCTCACCGCAGAGGACGGCAGCGCCGCCCTCCAGTGCTGGGAGGGCAGCTCCCTGGTCCGCTGCACCCGGAGCGGCGTGACACAGTGGTTCTACGCCCCGCCGGTGACGGCGGACGCAGTCTTCAACGGCACGGTCTTTGCAGCCTTGCGCCAGATTTATGACGAAGTAGAATGGGAGGCCCTGCGGGAGGGCATCATCATCCCGGACCGGGGACAGAGCCATCTGGAGATCGCCCAGGCCTGGGCCGATGCGGATACGCAGCCCGCCCTGGAGGTCACAGACGGCAGCATCTTCGCCTGCACCTATGTGCGGACTGTGGCCGATGTGGATAGCTGGGCAGATATGCCGGAGACCTCCTATCCGGAGCAATCGGAGGGGCACGAGCGGTTCTGGTTCTCCTACCGGCGCATCTTTGTACCGGAGAATGAGGCGGCCCGCAGCTGGCAGATGGCCGGCAACACCGTGGAGTACGACGGCAGGTACGGCGAGGCCCCGGAGGGCGCCTATGAGAATTTCCAGGTGGGGTCCTCTACCTGACGGATGAGGGCTGGCGGTGCGACGGCACCGGCACCGGCCCGTGAATTCGGATCAAAAAAGAGAGCGGCCGAAACTCCGGCCGCTCTTTTCTGCGCTCACTGGGCCAGGAACACCAGGTTCCGGTCCGTGATGAAGTTGGGGATACTATACACGACGCAGATGGCGTCGATGCCGTTCTCCGCCGCGTACTGGGCGGGGGGCATCCGGTAATACCGCGGGTCCAGCAGGTGGACCTCGGCAAAGCTCTGGGCCAGGAAGGGTGCCAGGGCGTCGGAGTAGGAATCCCGGATCAGCAGGAGCTTGCCGCCGTCTCGGGCGTTCTCATTCTGGATGACGCACAGGGGTTGGTTGCCGCCCAGGAAGGAGGCGTATTTGTCCTTCTCGGTCAAATAGCTCCGGTCGTACAGTATGCCGGGTTCCGGAGAGCCGGTGCGCCAGGAGGTGACCATGAGGCCGTCCTCTTTGACCCAGAATTCCATGGTGTCCGGCGTCAGCCAGTGGATGCCGGACTGGGAGTACAGCGTGCCATTGAAGCTGGTACTGGCAATCTCTGGTGTAAAGCTTTCCTGCTTTAATGATTCTCTTCCCAGGACTTCCAGCAGAGCATTGGCCCCATAGAAGGCCCCGAGGGACGTCCAGTGGTGGTCTGTGCGGTAGAAGATGGGCTCGTCGGCGTGAGCGGTCAGGGCGGCGGAGAAGTCGATCATGGGCAGCCCCAGGCCCGCCGCCTGGGAGAGGTAAGCGTTCTGGTCCCAGGACTCCGCGCCCTCCGGCAGTTTGTCCCGCCACACCTCCGCCGCGGAGGGGATCAGCCCCAGATACATGGGGATGTCCGACTTCTCCGCCAGCTGGGAGACGTAATTCAGGTTCGCCTTCTCCAGGCCGTCCGCAGGGGCGTCCACCTTGGAGATCAATGTTTCGCCTTCACAGAGATAGATGTTGTTGAACAGCCGTTTGCCGATCAGCTGCTCCGTCCGGGCCTTCAGGCCCGTCCACTGGTCCCGCAGGGGAAACTGGTCCTGGACGTAGGCCTCCACGTCCTCCATATAGCTGCCGTCCAGCACGCTGGACAGAGTCAGTGCCGGCCGCTGCTGGAGGGTGCGGTTCTCCACGTCGGACCGCTCCCGGTCCGGCAGGAGCATCTGCCACACCATCAGCCCCCCAGAAAGAGGCAGAACACCGCTGTGAGAAATCTTGCGTATCGTTTGGACAAGGTCTCTGCCTCCTCTCAGAACCGGAAATACAGGAAGGGGTTGTAGCTGCCGTCCACCAGATAGGCCGTGCAGACCACCAGGGAAAGGCCCATGAGCACCGGGGTGGCCAGCTGTTCTGCCTGCCGGGGCAGCTTCGCCCACAGCCGCTGGCCCAGAGCGGTGGAAGCCAGCACCAGTACCGCCAGTGTCACGGCGTAGCTCCGCAGCCGGAACAGGTCCGCCCCGCTCCAGAGCGGCGCACCGCCGAAACAGGCGGCAAGGTAGTCCCCGCACACGCCCAGGTCCACCATGGCAAAGAGGCCCCAGCCCACGAACACCACGATGAGGGTGTAGAGGTGCTTGAGGATCGCCGGGGTCTTCTCCAGTACGCCCCGAAGGACGTACCGCTCCAAGATCAGCCAGGCGGCGAAGTACAGTCCCCACAGGATGAAATTCCAGCTGGCCCCGTGCCAGAAGCCCGTGCAGAACCAGACGATCAGGAGGTTCCGGATGGTCCTGGCGGTGCCGCCCCGGTTGCCTCCCAGGGGGATATACAAATAGTCCCGGAACCAGGAGGTCAGGGACATGTGCCACCGCCGCCAGAAGGTGCCCACGGAGTCGGCGCAGTAGGGGTGGTCAAAGTTCTCGTTGAACCGGAAGCCGAAGATCCGCCCCAGGCCGATGGCCATGTCGGAGTAGCCGGAGAAATCGAAGTAGATCTGGAAGCCATAGGCGGCGAGGCCCAGCCAGCCCCCCAGCACCGTCAGCGTCCCGGCCCCCTGAGCGGCGAGGCAGTCCTCCCACAGGGCGCCGATGGAGTTGGCCAGCAGCACCTTCTTGGCAAGTCCCACGCAGAACCGCCGGGCCCCCAGAGCGAAGTTCTCCGACGTGTGGAGCCGGTGCCGCAGGTCCGCTGCCACCGTTTTGTACTGGACGATGGGTCCGGCGATCAGCTGGGGGAACATGGTGACGAAGGCGCCGAAGTCCACCATGTTGCGCTGGACCGGTGCGTCCTTCCGGTACACGTCGATGGTATAGCTCATGGTCTGGAAGGTATAGAAAGAGATGCCGATGGGCAGCGGGATGCCCAGCTGGGGCAGATCAATGCCCGGGATCAGGGACAGATTGGCTGCGATGAAGTCCCAGTACTTGAAAAAGCCCAGCAGAGCCAGGTTGAAGATCACCGACTGGGCCACGAACCACCGGGCCTTTTTGTCATCACTGCGGAACTTCTCCACCAGCAGACCGTGGGTGTAGTCGATGATGATGGAGAGGAACATGATGACAATGTACACCGGTTCTCCCCAGCCGTAGAAGAGCAGGCTCACCACCAGCAGCACGAAGTTCCGCCACCTCAGCGGCGAGAGAAAGTACACCAGCAGCGTCAGCGGCAGGTAGAGAAATAAAAATGTCAGGCTGCTGAAGACCACCGGCGCCCCTCCCCTCTTCTCCGTTTCACACAGCCAGCCGCGGCGGTGCCGCGGCTGGCTGCCTCCTTACGCAAAGAGCGCATTGAACTGCTCCGCGATCTCCTCCTGATGGTCTGCCGTGGCAATCATGGCCACATAGGTTCCATTCTGGACTACCTGTGCGTTGGACCAGGTCTCCATGGACTCCGGGTACCAGGCGCCGCCCTCTGCCTGGGCGTCCACCCGGTCCTGCAGGATGGAGGCGGCGGTGGCAGCGTCCTCCTCCGTCCCGCACTCCGCCAGCACGATCTCATTCACCACGGCGCTGATCATAGGGGCTTTGGCGATCAGCTGCTTGGTGGCCACATCGGCCAGGCCGGGATAGGAGCCCTCCAGCATGTCGCCCTCCAAGTTCATCATCATGATGTCCTCTTCGCCGCTGGAGGCGGCGTCCTCCGCCCAGCCGTACTCCTCCGCCAGGGTGTTGTAAAAGGCCGTCAGATCCACAGTCTTGTCCGTAGTCTTGCCGCCGCAGGCGGTCAGCAGGCCCATCGTCAGCAGCGCCGACAGCGCCAGGGTCAAAAATTTCTTCATGGTGTATTGATTTCCTTTCTGAATGTTCTCGGGGAATACAGACGGACCTCTCCGCTGAAAAGTTCCCTCTCACCGCCAGTATTTCCAATTTTTTTTCTTTTACCATCCCATCCGCCCTGCCCTTGCAATTCTCCGCCGGAGGCGGTATCATGGCTCTATCACAAGGAAAAAGGCGGGAGATCACAATGTACAGTTTCCGAAACGATTACAGCGAGGGCGCCCATCCCAAGGTCCTCCAGGCCCTGGCGGACACCAACCTCCGGCAGACCGTGGGCTACGGCATGGATCCCTGCTGCCAAGCCGCGGCGGATACCATCCGCCGCCTCTGCGCCGCGCCGGATGCGGCGGTTCACTTCCTGGTGGGCGGGACGCAGGTGAACCTCGTTACCATCGACGCGTTTCTGCAGTCCTATGAGGCGGTGGTTGCCGCCCAGACCGGCCACGTCAGCACCCATGAGACCGGCGCCATCGAGGCCACCGGACACAAGGTCTGCACCGTGGAGAGTCCCGACGGCAAGCTGACCCCAGCCCTGGTCGAGTCCGTTCTGGCGGGCCACAACGGCACGGAGCACATGGTGCTGCCCCGAATGGTGTACATCTCCGACACCACGGAGATCGGCACGGTCTACACCCGGGCGGAGCTGGCCGCCCTGCGGCAGTGCTGCGATGTTCACGGCCTGTTCCTCTATCTGGACGGCGCCCGGCTGGGCTCCGCCCTCACCTCCCCCGACAACGACCTGACATTGCCGGACCTGGCCGCCCTCACCCACGCCTTCACCATCGGCGGCACGAAAAACGGCGCCCTCTTCGGGGAGGCGCTGGTGCTCACCCGTCCCATGCCTCACTTCCGCTGGCACATGAAGCAGCGGGGCGCCGTGCTGGCCAAGGGCCGGCTGCTGGGACTCCAGTTCCAGGCCCTGCTGGAGGACGGGCTCTACTTCGACCTGGCCCGCCGCGCCAACGAGCTGGCCTTCCGGCTCCGGGACGGCGTCGCGGCCCTGGGATATCCCTTCCCGGTGGCCTCCCCCTCCAATCAGCAGTTCCCGGTACTGCCCAATGAGACGGTGGCAAAGCTCCAGGAGATGGGCTATGAATTTGAGACCGACCACCCGGTGGATGCGAACCACACCTGCATCCGTCTGGTGACCAGCTGGGCCACGCCGGAGACGGCGGTGGAGGACTTCCTCAGGGACCTGGCCGGGTGCTGAACATCCAAGGGACCGCCAAACAGGCGGTCCCTTTTTGTGTGGTGCTTCCCGCTCTGCTGGCCCATGGGAGCTGTCAAACTCTCTCGTGCTTTTGTTCGATTTCTGCTTGACAGAAACGTTTGTTCGAGTTACAATGCAATTAGAACAAAAGTTCGATCAAGGAGGTTTTTTCCATGAGCGGCTGGACTTTCTTTTTTATTCTGGTAGGCGTGGTCTTTCTGACCTCTCAGCTCTTCCGGGTCATCGACGCCATCGAGCGTCCCAACCGGCGGCATGACCGGCGGCGGACAGCCCTGCGGTGAGATGGACGTTCTGGAAAAGCTCACCATCCTGACGGACGCGGCCAAATACGATGCGGCCTGCACCTCCAGCGGTGGGAACCGGAGGGCCAAGGCGGGGTATATCGGCAATACCACCTCCTCTATCGCCGGGTGCTGCCACTCCTTCTCCGCCGACGGGCGATGCGTGACCCTTTTGAAGGTGCTGATGACCAACCGGTGCGTGTATGACTGCAAATACTGCGTCAACCGCCGCAGCAATGAGGCGAAGCGGGCCATGTTCACCCCGGAGGAGCTGGCGGACCTCACCATCCAGTTCTACCGCCGGAACTACATCGAGGGGCTGTTCCTCTCCTCCGGCGTGTACCGCTCCCCGGACTATACCACGGAACTGATGATCCGGGCGCTGCGGATCTTGCGGGAAGAGTACCGCTTCAACGGCTACATCCACGCCAAGGCCATCCCCGGCACGGCTCCGGAGCTGGTGGAGCAGATGGGGTTCCTGGCGGACCGGCTCAGCGTCAATATCGAGCTGCCGTCAGAGGCGGGACTTCGGACCCTGGCCCCGGACAAGACGAAGCAGGCCATCCTGGCTCCCATGGGGCAGATTCGGGTGCGGGGACAGCAGAGCCGGGAGGAGCTGGTGAAGTACCGCCACGCCCCCAGGTTCGCCCCTGCCGGGCAGAGCACCCAGCTGATCGTGGGGGCCACGGCGGACACGGACTTCCACATCCTGCGGCTGACCCAGGGGCTGTATGACCGCTACCAACTCAAACGGGTGTTCTACTCCGCCTACGTGCCGGTGGTGGAGCACGCCCTGTTGCCCGCCAAGGACACGAAGCCGCCCCTGCTGCGGGAGCACCGGCTGTATCAGGCGGACTGGCTGCTGCGGTTTTACGGCTTCCGGGCGGAGGAGCTGCTGGATGCAAGCCATCCGGACTTCAACCCCCAGGTGGATCCCAAGTGCAGTTGGGCCCTCCGGCACCTGGACTTCTTCCCGGTGGAGGTGAACCGGGCGGACTACGAGGCCCTGCTGCGGATCCCCGGCGTGGGCGTGGTCTCCGCCAAGCGCATTCTGGTGTCCCGCCGGGCCCGGAAGCTGCGGATCGAGGATCTGCCCAAGCTGGGGGTGGTGATGAAGCGGGCCCAGTATTTTCTCACCGCCTCCGGCCGCATGGCAGACGGCCTGCGGTTCACACCGGACAGCCTGCTGCGGAATCTGATCGCGGCGGAGCGGCCCTCCCTGCCCCAACCGGAGCTGGAGCAGATGTCCCTGTTTGCCCCTGTGTGAGGGAGGTTCCCCATGACCGAGATGATTTATGAATACGACGGCAGCTTTGAGGGATTCCTCACCTGCAT
This DNA window, taken from Dysosmobacter welbionis, encodes the following:
- a CDS encoding DHHW family protein; this translates as MVWQMLLPDRERSDVENRTLQQRPALTLSSVLDGSYMEDVEAYVQDQFPLRDQWTGLKARTEQLIGKRLFNNIYLCEGETLISKVDAPADGLEKANLNYVSQLAEKSDIPMYLGLIPSAAEVWRDKLPEGAESWDQNAYLSQAAGLGLPMIDFSAALTAHADEPIFYRTDHHWTSLGAFYGANALLEVLGRESLKQESFTPEIASTSFNGTLYSQSGIHWLTPDTMEFWVKEDGLMVTSWRTGSPEPGILYDRSYLTEKDKYASFLGGNQPLCVIQNENARDGGKLLLIRDSYSDALAPFLAQSFAEVHLLDPRYYRMPPAQYAAENGIDAICVVYSIPNFITDRNLVFLAQ
- a CDS encoding MBOAT family O-acyltransferase yields the protein MVFSSLTFLFLYLPLTLLVYFLSPLRWRNFVLLVVSLLFYGWGEPVYIVIMFLSIIIDYTHGLLVEKFRSDDKKARWFVAQSVIFNLALLGFFKYWDFIAANLSLIPGIDLPQLGIPLPIGISFYTFQTMSYTIDVYRKDAPVQRNMVDFGAFVTMFPQLIAGPIVQYKTVAADLRHRLHTSENFALGARRFCVGLAKKVLLANSIGALWEDCLAAQGAGTLTVLGGWLGLAAYGFQIYFDFSGYSDMAIGLGRIFGFRFNENFDHPYCADSVGTFWRRWHMSLTSWFRDYLYIPLGGNRGGTARTIRNLLIVWFCTGFWHGASWNFILWGLYFAAWLILERYVLRGVLEKTPAILKHLYTLIVVFVGWGLFAMVDLGVCGDYLAACFGGAPLWSGADLFRLRSYAVTLAVLVLASTALGQRLWAKLPRQAEQLATPVLMGLSLVVCTAYLVDGSYNPFLYFRF
- a CDS encoding DUF4358 domain-containing protein, encoding MKKFLTLALSALLTMGLLTACGGKTTDKTVDLTAFYNTLAEEYGWAEDAASSGEEDIMMMNLEGDMLEGSYPGLADVATKQLIAKAPMISAVVNEIVLAECGTEEDAATAASILQDRVDAQAEGGAWYPESMETWSNAQVVQNGTYVAMIATADHQEEIAEQFNALFA
- a CDS encoding threonine aldolase family protein, with product MYSFRNDYSEGAHPKVLQALADTNLRQTVGYGMDPCCQAAADTIRRLCAAPDAAVHFLVGGTQVNLVTIDAFLQSYEAVVAAQTGHVSTHETGAIEATGHKVCTVESPDGKLTPALVESVLAGHNGTEHMVLPRMVYISDTTEIGTVYTRAELAALRQCCDVHGLFLYLDGARLGSALTSPDNDLTLPDLAALTHAFTIGGTKNGALFGEALVLTRPMPHFRWHMKQRGAVLAKGRLLGLQFQALLEDGLYFDLARRANELAFRLRDGVAALGYPFPVASPSNQQFPVLPNETVAKLQEMGYEFETDHPVDANHTCIRLVTSWATPETAVEDFLRDLAGC
- a CDS encoding putative DNA modification/repair radical SAM protein; translated protein: MDVLEKLTILTDAAKYDAACTSSGGNRRAKAGYIGNTTSSIAGCCHSFSADGRCVTLLKVLMTNRCVYDCKYCVNRRSNEAKRAMFTPEELADLTIQFYRRNYIEGLFLSSGVYRSPDYTTELMIRALRILREEYRFNGYIHAKAIPGTAPELVEQMGFLADRLSVNIELPSEAGLRTLAPDKTKQAILAPMGQIRVRGQQSREELVKYRHAPRFAPAGQSTQLIVGATADTDFHILRLTQGLYDRYQLKRVFYSAYVPVVEHALLPAKDTKPPLLREHRLYQADWLLRFYGFRAEELLDASHPDFNPQVDPKCSWALRHLDFFPVEVNRADYEALLRIPGVGVVSAKRILVSRRARKLRIEDLPKLGVVMKRAQYFLTASGRMADGLRFTPDSLLRNLIAAERPSLPQPELEQMSLFAPV